The following are encoded in a window of Rosa chinensis cultivar Old Blush chromosome 4, RchiOBHm-V2, whole genome shotgun sequence genomic DNA:
- the LOC112199956 gene encoding peptide methionine sulfoxide reductase B3, chloroplastic has translation MAAPGSVQKAEEEWQAILSPEQFRILRQKGTEPKFTGEYDKVFEEGVYTCAGCGTPLYKSSTKFNSGCGWPAFYEGLPGAINRSPDPDGRRTEITCAACGGHLGHVFKWEGTKVPTDERHCVNSVSIKLVPENSAS, from the exons ATGGCTGCACCGGGTTCAGTTCAGAAGGCCGAGGAAGAGTGGCAGGCTATTCTCTCCCCTGAACAGTTCAGGATTCTACGCCAGAAAGGGACAGA GCCAAAATTCACTGGGGAATATGACAAGGTTTTCGAAGAAGGGGTTTATACTTGTGCTGGTTGTGGAACACCACTTTACAAGTCTTCAACCAAGTTTAACTCTGGATGTGGTTGGCCTGCATTCTATGAGGGTTTGCCTGGAGCCATTAATCGTTCT CCGGATCCGGATGGCAGGAGAACTGAGATTACCTGTGCAGCTTGTGGTGGTCACTTGGGACATGTTTTCAAATGGGAGGGGACTAAGGTGCCAACAGATGAACGCCACTGTGTCAACAGCGTTTCGATTAAGCTCGTTCCAGAAAATTCTGCGTCATGA
- the LOC112199748 gene encoding uncharacterized protein LOC112199748 encodes MDMQEIHNAALAYYHNLSDELKQKASEKFKEMDSNDNGTISIKEFRRSLGSSEIKRCFKLLDKTGDGKLDFNEFITLYYLVESGRGVFCDGHGCKASPFLNGLYFTCVECFHNNEAATFDLCTSCYRDGKYVHNHASFLDNYVFLRSKAACESTTPTEDDHHEVSAAESAQPISRGLQTVSDLFGRSGPSEMPSSPKSDSESDSEFNAESNQVSQSGSKRRAVFEAIKSLNSQVSIGDAAADESGSCSIM; translated from the exons ATGGACATGCAAGAAATACACAACGCTGCTTTAGCTTATTACCATAACTTATCAGATGAGCTAAAGCAGAAGGCATCTGAAAAATTCAAAGAAATGGATTCGAATGATAATGGCACAATAAGCATCAAGGAGTTCCGGCGGAGTTTGGGCAGCTCCGAGATCAAGCGCTGCTTCAAGTTGCTGGACAAAACCGGAGACGGCAAGTTGGATTTCAACGAATTCATCACTCTTTACTACCTCGTGGAGAGTGGGAGAGGGGTTTTCTGTGACGGCCATGGATGTAAGgcctccccttttctcaacggaCTGTATTTTACTTGCGTTGAGTGCTTCCATAACAACGAAGCTGCAACGTTCGATCTCTGCACCTCCTGCTACCGCGATGGAAAGTATGTTCACAACCATGCCAGCTTTTTGGATAATTACGTCTTTTTGCGTTCCAAGGCTGCTTGTGAATCCACAACACCAACGGAAGATGATCATCATGAG GTAAGCGCTGCTGAATCTGCTCAACCAATTAGTCGTGGACTTCAAACTGTTTCCGATCTATTTGGTCGATCTGGGCCGTCTGAAATG CCAAGCTCTCCTAAGAGCGATTCTGAGTCTGATTCTGAGTTCAATGCTGAGTCCAATCAAGTTAGCCAATCTGGGTCTAAAAGA AGGGCAGTATTTGAAGCAATAAAATCACTCAATTCCCAAGTGAGCATTGGAGATGCTGCTGCTGATGAGTCCGGTTCCTGCAGCATTATGTGA
- the LOC112198800 gene encoding uncharacterized protein LOC112198800: protein MSLISWNVGGLGNPSTFNALKKLLRVQDPDFVFLMETKKKKQVMERVCSKLGYANCRAVERTGKQGGGLVFFWKDNMNVSVIDATTGFIDVLALIEGKQVRLTGFYGSPETGERRHSWEALRRLSHLYPHVAWFVFGDFNEILKCEEKCGGRLRPAVQMDNFIRVINDCSLQEMEFSGTMFTWSNGRVHERLDRGFMDTMAADEFPRAHEFHVEVGASDHLPLVFDLEGTGLQRKVGGKRRFMFENFWVKEQRCGDIVKEVWENQSMVDNNLLGKITKCAKELSFWNKTVIGHVPRKIAELKASLQQFPIDVQSDHDRKQRAVIKTELEKYAEEESMWK from the coding sequence ATGAGTCTGATCAGCTGGAATGTGGGCGGGCTTGGGAACCCGTCCACATTCAATGCCCTTAAGAAATTATTAAGGGTCCAAGATCCCGACTTTGTATTCCTTATggagacaaagaagaagaagcaggtgATGGAAAGGGTATGTAGTAAACTGGGTTATGCTAACTGTAGAGCTGTGGAACGAACTGGGAAGCAGGGTGGTGGTCTGGTTTTCTTTTGGAAGGATAATATGAATGTTTCTGTAATTGATGCTACAACAGGCTTCATTGATGTGTTAGCTCTGATTGAAGGCAAGCAGGTGAGATTGACTGGGTTTTATGGTAGTCCGGAAACTGGAGAGAGGCGTCATTCATGGGAAGCGCTCCGACGTCTCTCACATTTATATCCTCATGTTGCATGGTTCGTGTTTGGAGATTTCAATGAGATCCTTAAATGTGAGGAGAAATGTGGAGGCAGATTGCGACCAGCTGTTCAAATGGATAACTTCATTCGGGTGATCAACGATTGTTCCTTGCAGGAGATGGAATTCTCCGGTACGATGTTCACGTGGAGTAACGGAAGAGTACATGAAAGACTAGATCGGGGATTTATGGATACTATGGCCGCTGATGAATTCCCTCGAGCTCATGAGTTCCATGTGGAGGTGGGAGCGAGTGATCACTTGCCTTTAGTTTTTGATTTGGAAGGGACTGGTCTACAGAGGAAAGTTGGGGGAAAGAGACGTTTTATGTTTGAGAATTTTTGGGTTAAGGAGCAGAGGTGTGGGGATATTGTGAAGGAGGTGTGGGAGAATCAATCTATGGTGGACAACAACCTCTTGGGTAAAATCACTAAATGTGCCAAGGAGTTATCTTTTTGGAATAAAACAGTCATCGGGCATGTCCCTAGAAAAATTGCCGAACTTAAAGCCTCTCTACAGCAGTTTCCAATTGATGTGCAAAGTGACCATGATAGAAAACAACGTGCTGTGATTAAAACAGAATTGGAAAAGTATGCCGAGGAGGAAAGTATGTGGAAGTAA